Proteins from a genomic interval of uncultured Desulfuromusa sp.:
- a CDS encoding L-threonylcarbamoyladenylate synthase — protein MYLSINPVNPQPRLIKQVVACLQQGGVIIYPTDTTYGIGCDIFNRKGIKKIFQLKKRDQRKPFSFICNDLAEISNYAQVSNFAFKIMKRHLPGAFTFVLEATKIVPDSLSTKQKTVGVRIPENAICHAIVKELGHPLVTTSANTSGEDTPQDPLEIEEKMGRYVDFVIDGGISMEEASTVISLLDDQIEVIRQGSGDTSWIE, from the coding sequence TATTTATCAATAAATCCTGTTAATCCTCAGCCACGGTTGATCAAACAGGTTGTCGCATGTCTGCAACAGGGAGGTGTGATAATCTATCCAACGGATACGACTTATGGGATCGGTTGTGATATCTTTAATCGTAAAGGGATTAAAAAAATCTTTCAGCTAAAAAAGCGTGATCAGCGTAAGCCTTTTTCTTTTATCTGTAACGACCTTGCTGAAATCTCCAATTATGCGCAAGTCAGCAATTTCGCTTTTAAAATTATGAAGAGGCATCTCCCTGGTGCTTTTACCTTTGTTCTGGAAGCAACAAAGATTGTTCCCGACTCCCTCAGCACAAAACAAAAAACAGTTGGTGTCCGTATTCCCGAGAATGCCATTTGTCATGCAATCGTTAAAGAACTCGGCCATCCACTCGTGACGACCAGTGCTAATACCTCAGGGGAAGATACTCCTCAGGACCCACTGGAAATAGAAGAGAAGATGGGGCGGTATGTTGATTTTGTCATTGATGGTGGTATTTCCATGGAAGAAGCCTCAACCGTTATCAGTTTGCTTGATGATCAGATAGAGGTCATTCGTCAGGGAAGTGGAGATACTTCCTGGATCGAATGA
- a CDS encoding DNA gyrase inhibitor YacG — translation MNNFEINCPQCGKKTIWNENPSRPFCSERCRMIDLGCWASEEYSVDGGRAPQAEQDS, via the coding sequence ATGAATAATTTTGAAATCAATTGCCCTCAATGTGGCAAAAAAACGATTTGGAACGAAAATCCATCACGACCATTTTGCTCAGAAAGATGCCGTATGATTGACCTTGGCTGCTGGGCCAGTGAGGAATATAGTGTTGACGGTGGTCGGGCTCCGCAAGCGGAGCAAGATTCTTAA
- the queD gene encoding 6-carboxytetrahydropterin synthase QueD, protein MYHLTILTHFAAAHNLLNYQGDCENLHGHNWKVEVTVKTENLDQAGLGIDFKILKRHTKEIMNYLDHKYLNDLEAFKGISPSSEHISKFVYDRLAESLASYDVSLEKITVWESDNAYATYTQS, encoded by the coding sequence ATGTATCACTTGACGATTTTAACTCATTTTGCTGCAGCGCATAACCTTTTGAATTATCAGGGCGACTGTGAAAATTTACATGGACATAACTGGAAAGTTGAAGTGACCGTCAAGACTGAAAACCTGGATCAGGCAGGGCTTGGTATAGACTTCAAAATTTTGAAAAGACATACAAAAGAGATTATGAACTATCTAGATCATAAATATCTCAACGATTTAGAGGCATTTAAAGGAATCAGCCCTTCATCGGAGCATATTTCCAAGTTTGTTTATGATCGACTGGCTGAAAGCCTAGCTTCTTACGATGTAAGTTTAGAAAAAATAACTGTCTGGGAATCGGATAATGCTTACGCCACTTATACCCAAAGCTGA
- a CDS encoding 7-carboxy-7-deazaguanine synthase QueE: MLTPLIPKADLLEIFSSIQGEGVLVGTRQIFLRFPDCHLNCRYCDTDFLKTENCQVESVPGSGDMAPLENPVDFVKVKQLLESWNSELPSSHHSISITGGEPLLHKNILLTWLPELRKILPIYLETNGMLPDELEPLIQYIDWVSMDIKLHSQTGSRTEWDIHRQFLEIANQTDCYVKLVVGDNTPDLELQLAADLVSTISKYIPIVLQPVTVEGQVRVSTKRLLQMQALIADTNPNVRVIPQTHRFMGVL, from the coding sequence ATGCTTACGCCACTTATACCCAAAGCTGATCTGCTTGAAATTTTTTCTTCAATTCAGGGGGAGGGAGTTCTGGTTGGCACCCGACAGATTTTTCTGCGCTTTCCCGATTGTCATTTAAATTGTCGTTATTGTGATACCGATTTTTTGAAAACTGAAAATTGTCAGGTTGAATCAGTTCCCGGATCCGGGGATATGGCTCCCCTTGAAAATCCCGTAGACTTTGTCAAAGTAAAGCAATTGCTGGAATCGTGGAATTCTGAATTGCCATCATCTCATCACTCCATCAGTATAACCGGCGGAGAGCCTTTGCTTCACAAAAATATTTTATTAACCTGGCTCCCGGAGCTTAGAAAAATATTACCGATTTATCTGGAAACGAACGGAATGCTTCCTGACGAACTGGAGCCATTAATTCAGTATATCGATTGGGTTTCGATGGACATAAAGCTTCATTCTCAAACGGGTTCAAGGACAGAATGGGATATTCACCGACAGTTTTTGGAAATAGCGAATCAAACGGATTGCTATGTCAAACTTGTTGTTGGGGATAATACTCCCGATCTGGAATTGCAGCTGGCAGCAGATCTCGTCTCTACAATTTCAAAATATATCCCGATTGTTTTACAACCGGTGACTGTGGAAGGGCAGGTTAGGGTCTCTACAAAAAGATTATTACAGATGCAGGCGCTTATTGCGGACACGAATCCAAACGTGAGGGTCATTCCGCAAACCCATAGATTTATGGGGGTTCTGTAG
- the coaD gene encoding pantetheine-phosphate adenylyltransferase: MNRHIAIYPGSFDPFTNGHLDIAQRGLEIFDTVIIAVANNSDKNSLFTVEERVDILRSLTADNPRLRVETFDGLLVNYVVEKKSRVILRGLRAVTDFEFEFQLAQMNHTVCQQVETLFMMTSPKFAYLSSSIVKEVGRLGGDISKFVPPLVMEKLINKFSHDDA, from the coding sequence ATGAATCGTCACATTGCAATATATCCTGGATCTTTTGACCCTTTCACCAATGGGCATTTGGATATCGCTCAGCGTGGACTGGAAATTTTTGACACGGTCATTATTGCCGTTGCCAATAACTCCGACAAAAACAGCCTGTTCACTGTCGAAGAGCGCGTTGATATCCTGAGGAGTTTAACTGCAGACAATCCCCGGCTCCGGGTAGAAACTTTCGATGGCTTACTTGTTAATTATGTCGTTGAAAAAAAATCAAGGGTGATTTTACGAGGATTAAGGGCAGTTACCGACTTTGAATTCGAATTCCAATTGGCGCAAATGAACCACACCGTCTGTCAGCAAGTAGAAACACTGTTCATGATGACTTCACCCAAATTTGCCTATCTGAGTTCATCAATTGTGAAAGAAGTCGGGCGACTTGGTGGTGATATCAGTAAGTTCGTCCCGCCTCTGGTTATGGAAAAACTCATAAATAAATTCTCTCACGATGATGCATAG
- the rsmD gene encoding 16S rRNA (guanine(966)-N(2))-methyltransferase RsmD: protein MRIISGSARGRQLAPFQGKNIRPTPDRVREAIFSILTSKLGSFTELNILELFAGSGAQSLEALSRGAKSAVLIDADEYAIQVMNENIKRCRFESKAKVVKQNVFTALPQLVHSAPFDLILLDPPYNLNLISSTIEKIEHLNLIAENGIICAETSRAETLNDFKTLKLIDERIYGSTKIHFLCLF, encoded by the coding sequence ATGCGTATCATCAGTGGATCTGCTCGCGGAAGACAGTTGGCTCCATTTCAAGGGAAAAACATTCGCCCCACCCCGGATCGTGTTCGTGAAGCTATTTTCAGTATTCTGACCAGCAAATTGGGATCTTTCACGGAATTGAATATTCTCGAATTGTTCGCCGGAAGTGGAGCACAATCACTGGAAGCATTGAGTCGTGGTGCCAAAAGCGCGGTTTTGATTGATGCAGATGAATATGCGATTCAAGTCATGAATGAAAATATTAAACGCTGCCGGTTTGAATCAAAGGCCAAAGTCGTTAAACAGAATGTTTTCACTGCACTGCCGCAACTCGTTCATTCTGCCCCATTTGATTTAATCCTTTTGGATCCCCCTTACAATCTAAACCTCATTTCCTCAACAATAGAAAAGATAGAGCACTTGAATCTCATCGCCGAAAATGGAATAATCTGTGCCGAAACTTCCAGAGCTGAAACATTGAATGATTTTAAAACTTTGAAACTCATTGATGAAAGAATCTACGGATCAACAAAAATCCACTTTCTTTGTTTATTTTAG